One Melanotaenia boesemani isolate fMelBoe1 chromosome 8, fMelBoe1.pri, whole genome shotgun sequence DNA segment encodes these proteins:
- the LOC121644035 gene encoding tripartite motif-containing protein 16-like, whose amino-acid sequence MEQKDQLDRETFYCSICLDLLKDPVTIPCGHSYCMNCIKTHWNGQDQKGIYSCPYCRKTFIPRPVVLKSTMLADLVEQLKKTGLQAAPADHCYARPEDVACDFCSGRKLKAIKSCLVCLASYCEKHLQPHYESPTFKKHKLVEPSKNLQENICSRHNEVMKMFCRTDQKCICLVCVMHEHKGHDTVSAAAERTERQRELEVSRQEIQQRIQDREKDVKLFQQEVEAINHSADKTVEDSEKIFTQLIRLIQKRSSDVKQQIRSQQETEVSGVKELQEKLEQEITELKRKDAELKQLSHTEDHIQFLHNYPSLSALSESTHSSSINIRPLRYFEDVTAAVSELRDKLQDILTDRWTNISLTVTDVDVLLSQPEPKSRAEFLKYSCEITLDPNTAHTQLLLSEGNRKVTRLKKHQSYSSHPDRFTTGHQVLSRESLTGRCYWEVEMRGDFSVAVTYKNISRAGGKSLFGCNDKSWSLYCDQSSYEFRYNNVANSISGPRSSRVGVYLDHRAGILSFYSVSETRTLLHRVQTTFTQPLYAGVWISSGSSAELCEVK is encoded by the coding sequence ATGGAGCAGAAAGATCAGTTGGACCGAGAAACCTTCTAttgttccatctgtctggatctaCTGAAGGATCCGGTGACTATTCCCTGTGGACACAGTTACTgcatgaactgtattaaaacaCACTGGAATGGACAGGATCAGAAGGGAATCTACAGCTGCCCTTATTGCAGGAAAACCTTCATACCGAGACCTGTTGTGCTGAAAAGCACCATGTTAGCTGATTTAGTGGAGCAGCTTAAGAAGACtggactccaagctgctcctgctgatcactgctatgctagacctgaagatgtggcctgtgatttctgctctggaagaaaactgaaagccatCAAGTCCTGTTTAGTCTGTCTGGCCTCTTACTGTGAGAAACACCTTCAGCCTCATTATGAATCACCTACATTcaagaaacacaagctggtggagccctccaagaacctccaggagaacatctgctcTCGTCATaatgaggtgatgaagatgttctgCCGTACTGATCAGAAGTGTATCTGTCTGGTCTGTGTTATGCATGAACATAAAGGCCAcgacacagtctcagctgcagcagaaaggactgagaggcagagagagctggaggtgagtcgacaagaaatccagcagagaatccaggacagagagaaagatgtgaaactgtttcaacaggaggtggaggccatcaatcactctgctgataaaacagtggaggacagtgagaagatcttcactcagctgatccgtctcatccagaaaagaagctctgatgtgaagcagcagatcagatcccagcaggaaactgaagtgagtggagtcaaagagcttcaggagaagctggagcaggagatcactgagctgaagaggaaagacgctgagctgaagcagctctcacacacagaggatcacatccagtttctacacaactacccctcactgtcagcactcagtgagtctacacactcatccagcatcaatatCCGTCCTCTGAgatactttgaggatgtgacagcagctgtgtcagagctcagagataaactacaggacattctgacagacagatggacaaacatctcactgacagtcactgatgtggatgttttactgtcacaaccagaaccaaagagcagagctgaattcttaaaatattcatgtgaaatcacactggatccaaacacagcacacacacagctgttacTGTCAGAGGGAAACAGAAAGGTGACAAGATTGAAGAAACATCAGTCTTATTCtagtcatccagacagatttactACAGGCCATCAGGTTCTGAGTAGAGAAAGTCTGACTGGacgttgttactgggaggtggaaatgagaggagACTTTTCTGTAGCAGTCACATACAAGAATATCAGCAGAGCAGGAGGTAAAAGTCTATTTGGATGTAATGACAAATCTTGGTCATTATATTGTGACCAAAGCAGTTATGAGTTTCGGTACAACAACGTTGCTAACTCCATCTCAGGTCCTCGGTCCTCCAGAGTAGGAGTGTATCTGGATCACAGAGCAGGtattctgtccttctacagcgtctctgaaaccaggactctcctccacagagtccagaccacattcactcagccgCTCTATGCTGGAGTCTGGATCAGTTCTGGATCCAGTGCTGAGTTGTGTGAAGTGAAGTaa